One window of Gloeothece citriformis PCC 7424 genomic DNA carries:
- the cas3 gene encoding CRISPR-associated helicase Cas3' → MEIIDVNDPKYSQDLKSIEQNRHRLFAVVSPEISLSADRILQDIDNYQRKRVIVICNTVAKAQGLYLDLKQHQNNNIKIILLHSRFLPEHRATKETELEKIFKEKWQDDGICYVLIATQVIEVGINITSQVMHTEICPINSLLQRAGRCARFANERGQVYIYWSVKYNPIYKAFSEFDNDPELGEFEESDNPKLQRFLPYSKKLCEWTWKKLEEHTNSDKIDVNVGFETEINWVNQVHEQEDKQNFNRRQNNRKQFNKNYQKAIFQGDTSARTELIRNINSRSVFIWDGSAISFDETKELEFEPQKRVSFSLPVSVLCSVYKEISQHNHDVFKEIKVPKNKAETYTYPICTPITSIAQLINSLRIVINSKYVDYDEDIGLVLNVKSKGEFKSPIKKLKNIKSEYTYHMDTYVEHLQCMWTCWQSKPFETERIINGNVEKITFGTVREEILAAGGKFIQNKIFLNAKQEEAEALFEILVFLAIFTHDLGKLQVKWQAVMRGWQTIAYETFKNLKFRDPGSELLAHTDFDPENEAVKQKYDEYTKKHKRPNHAVEGAFLAEDILQQSLEPLLAGYFDADDEQIDYFYRIIEMAAGRHHSAWAEGWEFDDIAKLKKLELEPTAKEIVAESWRKLVNFLPKTLPFPPDSISLFDVSYETEELKLKYFFSDNSLEYYQLYALVVRALRLCDMRSVQLR, encoded by the coding sequence ATGGAAATAATAGACGTAAATGATCCTAAATATTCTCAAGATTTAAAATCTATTGAACAAAATCGCCATCGTCTTTTTGCCGTAGTATCTCCAGAAATATCACTCTCAGCAGATAGAATTTTACAAGACATTGATAACTATCAACGTAAACGAGTTATTGTCATCTGTAATACTGTGGCGAAAGCTCAGGGACTTTATCTGGATTTAAAACAACATCAAAATAATAATATAAAAATTATTTTGCTTCACTCTCGTTTTTTACCAGAACATAGAGCTACAAAAGAGACAGAGTTAGAAAAAATATTCAAAGAAAAATGGCAAGATGATGGAATTTGTTATGTTTTGATTGCCACTCAAGTAATAGAAGTTGGTATAAATATTACTTCTCAAGTCATGCACACTGAAATTTGTCCTATAAATTCTTTACTTCAACGTGCAGGACGCTGTGCCAGATTTGCTAATGAGAGAGGACAGGTTTATATTTACTGGTCAGTCAAATATAATCCAATTTATAAGGCATTTTCTGAGTTTGATAATGATCCTGAATTAGGGGAATTTGAAGAATCAGATAATCCTAAGTTACAGCGTTTTTTGCCTTATTCTAAAAAACTTTGTGAATGGACTTGGAAAAAATTAGAAGAACATACTAATTCTGATAAGATTGATGTAAATGTAGGTTTTGAGACTGAAATTAATTGGGTTAATCAAGTTCATGAGCAAGAAGATAAACAAAATTTTAACAGAAGACAAAATAATCGCAAACAGTTTAATAAAAATTATCAAAAAGCTATTTTTCAAGGTGATACGAGTGCTAGAACAGAATTAATTCGCAATATTAATAGCCGTAGTGTATTTATTTGGGATGGTTCAGCAATAAGTTTTGATGAAACAAAAGAACTTGAGTTCGAGCCTCAAAAACGAGTTTCATTTTCTCTTCCTGTTTCTGTTCTTTGCTCTGTCTATAAAGAAATAAGCCAGCACAATCATGATGTATTTAAGGAAATCAAAGTTCCAAAAAATAAAGCTGAAACTTATACTTATCCTATTTGTACACCCATTACTTCTATTGCCCAATTGATAAATAGTTTACGAATTGTCATTAATTCAAAATATGTTGATTATGATGAAGATATTGGTCTTGTATTAAATGTAAAAAGCAAAGGTGAATTTAAATCACCCATAAAGAAATTAAAAAATATTAAAAGTGAATATACATATCACATGGATACCTATGTAGAACATTTACAATGTATGTGGACGTGCTGGCAAAGTAAACCTTTTGAGACAGAACGAATAATTAATGGTAACGTAGAAAAAATTACTTTTGGAACTGTTCGAGAAGAAATTTTAGCAGCCGGTGGAAAATTTATTCAAAACAAAATTTTCTTAAATGCAAAACAAGAAGAAGCTGAAGCTTTATTTGAAATTCTCGTTTTTTTAGCAATATTTACTCACGATCTTGGTAAATTACAAGTTAAATGGCAAGCAGTAATGCGAGGTTGGCAAACAATTGCTTATGAAACTTTTAAAAATCTTAAATTCCGCGATCCTGGTTCTGAATTACTTGCTCACACAGATTTTGATCCAGAAAATGAAGCTGTCAAACAGAAATATGATGAATATACCAAAAAGCACAAGCGCCCAAATCATGCAGTTGAGGGTGCTTTTTTAGCTGAGGATATTTTACAACAGTCGCTTGAGCCTTTATTAGCTGGTTACTTTGATGCAGATGATGAACAAATAGATTATTTTTATAGAATTATCGAAATGGCAGCAGGAAGACATCATTCAGCTTGGGCAGAAGGTTGGGAATTTGATGATATAGCTAAACTTAAAAAACTTGAACTAGAGCCAACAGCTAAGGAGATAGTTGCTGAAAGCTGGCGTAAACTTGTAAATTTTTTACCTAAAACATTACCCTTTCCTCCTGATTCCATTTCCCTTTTTGATGTTTCATACGAAACAGAAGAATTAAAATTAAAATACTTTTTTTCTGACAATTCTCTTGAATACTATCAATTATATGCTTTAGTTGTTCGTGCTTTACGACTGTGTGATATGCGTTCAGTTCAACTTCGTTAG
- a CDS encoding DEAD/DEAH box helicase produces the protein MDINQYFCDLTTFSPRQFQRETILKIIQGQNVLLRAPTGSGKTETAIAPFLIAKKENIEFPNKLIYIVPLRTLANSLRLRANKLVETWKQKHSLSRDLVVTLQTGENPEDPRFEGDIVFCTIDQMLSSFLNIPYSVGRGSANVNAGAIFASYLVFDELHLLDPDRSFATVLKVLEQVNGISPFLLMTATLTDELAQEIKEFINGNNRRK, from the coding sequence ATGGATATTAATCAGTATTTTTGTGACTTAACAACTTTTTCTCCTCGTCAGTTTCAGCGAGAAACGATCCTCAAAATTATTCAAGGTCAAAATGTTCTTTTACGTGCGCCAACAGGTTCGGGAAAAACAGAAACAGCGATCGCACCGTTTTTGATCGCTAAAAAAGAAAATATAGAATTTCCCAATAAGTTAATCTATATTGTTCCCTTGCGAACCTTGGCTAATAGTCTTAGACTCAGAGCTAACAAGTTAGTTGAAACATGGAAACAAAAACATTCTTTATCTCGTGATTTAGTGGTTACTTTACAAACTGGTGAAAACCCGGAAGATCCGAGATTTGAGGGAGATATAGTTTTTTGTACTATTGACCAAATGTTAAGTAGTTTTCTCAATATTCCCTATTCAGTAGGCAGAGGATCGGCTAATGTGAATGCAGGAGCAATTTTTGCATCTTATTTAGTCTTTGATGAACTACACTTACTCGATCCCGATCGCTCGTTTGCAACGGTTTTAAAAGTTTTAGAACAGGTAAACGGAATTTCTCCTTTTTTATTAATGACAGCCACATTAACCGATGAATTAGCTCAAGAAATTAAGGAGTTTATTAATGGAAATAATAGACGTAAATGA
- a CDS encoding ChaB family protein, which yields MAYETLEQLPNEVKEKLPQGAQQVFKAAFNSATEDGVNEQDATQIAWNSVRISYQQGSNGQWEPKPQPTTDNAPIGNMGQA from the coding sequence ATGGCTTATGAAACTCTTGAACAACTCCCTAATGAAGTAAAAGAAAAACTTCCCCAGGGAGCGCAACAAGTATTTAAAGCTGCTTTTAATAGTGCCACAGAAGATGGAGTTAATGAACAAGATGCTACCCAAATAGCCTGGAACTCTGTTAGAATCAGCTACCAACAAGGCAGCAACGGACAATGGGAACCCAAACCTCAACCCACTACAGACAACGCTCCTATTGGTAATATGGGTCAAGCGTAG
- a CDS encoding SDR family oxidoreductase — MRIELAEKVAVVSGAGSGIGKATALLFAQSGAKVATIDHTPEDSQKTVDQITQQGGEGLVTIADISQPEEVEQAFQKISDRWGKIDVVFANAGINGVWAPVEDLSPEEWDKTLSVNLRGTFLTVKYALPYLKKQGGSIIINSSVNGTRMFSNTGATAYACSKAAQVALAKMIAVELAEYKIRVNVICPGAIDTNINDSTKSENLEKVKIPVEFPEGQIPLTGKESGKASQVAQVVLFLASDASSHVTGTELWVDGGQSLLQG; from the coding sequence ATGAGAATCGAGCTTGCAGAAAAAGTAGCCGTTGTTAGTGGTGCAGGTTCTGGCATTGGCAAAGCAACTGCTTTATTATTCGCTCAGTCTGGGGCTAAAGTCGCTACAATAGACCATACACCAGAAGATAGTCAAAAAACTGTCGATCAAATTACCCAACAAGGGGGAGAAGGACTGGTAACTATTGCGGATATTTCCCAACCCGAAGAAGTAGAACAGGCGTTTCAAAAAATTAGCGATCGCTGGGGTAAAATAGATGTTGTGTTTGCTAATGCGGGGATTAATGGGGTTTGGGCCCCTGTGGAAGATTTATCTCCGGAAGAGTGGGACAAAACTTTATCAGTTAATCTTCGAGGAACTTTTTTAACGGTAAAATATGCTCTCCCTTATCTGAAAAAACAGGGAGGTTCTATTATTATTAATTCTTCAGTAAATGGAACTCGAATGTTTAGTAATACGGGAGCAACAGCTTATGCTTGCTCAAAGGCGGCTCAAGTGGCTTTAGCTAAAATGATCGCGGTAGAATTAGCTGAGTATAAAATCCGAGTTAATGTGATTTGTCCAGGGGCAATTGATACGAATATTAATGATAGTACAAAATCAGAAAATTTAGAAAAGGTTAAAATTCCGGTAGAATTTCCAGAAGGTCAAATTCCTTTAACGGGCAAAGAATCCGGCAAAGCTTCACAAGTGGCTCAAGTGGTGTTATTTTTAGCTTCAGATGCGTCTAGTCATGTCACGGGAACTGAATTATGGGTTGATGGAGGGCAATCTTTATTACAAGGATAA
- a CDS encoding glycoside hydrolase family 31 protein → MPQYFGQLPILEEPWSIIGAIESFNVNGSQIDFNCSNARMRVSVLAKNLIRVRFTPCQNFLPRRSWAVTLDDSEWDKIDFSVEETPETINIKTEEIQVKIFRDNCRICCYNNEGQSFACDADSGMGWRSGEVAGWKHIETEEHFYGFGERTGLLDKRSEIKTNWTIDAVDYNALTDEMYQAIPFFIALRPHLAYGIFLNSTYWSQFDLGVNKPGTWRMETQNQELDYYIIYGPEPANILHTYTQLTGRMPLPPKWALGYHQSRWGYDNEDLIREIAEEFRTRQIPCDVIHLDIDYMRGFRVFTWSPTRFPHPQELLETLKQEGFKFVTIVDPGVKYEPEAHYSIFDQGLEKNYFVRKREGILFHGYVWPDKAVFPDFLKPDVRYWWGECHKSLTDVGVAGIWNDMNEPAIADRPFGDKGTHIWFPMDAPQGSQEEVTTHAEVHNLYGLMMARSAYEGLERLRPNERSFVLTRSGFAGIQRWSSVWMGDNQAVWEHLEESLPMLCNMGLSGVAFVGCDIGGFAQNSTAELFARWMQVGMLYPFMRAHSAMGTARREPWVFGDRVEKICREFIELRYRLIPYLYTLFWNAASTGEPILRPLFYEYPNDVKTYELHQQVFLGSSLMAAPVCSPGVECRAVYLPEGVWYDWWTGERYEGSTHILAHAPLEVMPLYVKAGSIIPMQGVKQYLDEEGFSDLSFKVYPGEGELTFYEDDGHSFNYRQGEWSTRLIQVSQQEEKITVNFGARQGQWQPPTRKILVEVVGMGQKEFEDDGTGCQLIIK, encoded by the coding sequence ATGCCCCAATATTTTGGACAATTACCCATCCTTGAAGAACCTTGGTCAATTATAGGTGCAATAGAATCATTTAACGTTAATGGGAGTCAGATTGATTTTAACTGCTCTAATGCTCGGATGAGGGTTAGTGTATTGGCAAAAAATTTAATTCGGGTGCGTTTTACTCCCTGTCAAAACTTTTTACCCCGTCGTTCTTGGGCGGTTACATTAGATGATTCTGAGTGGGACAAAATAGATTTTTCAGTTGAAGAAACCCCAGAAACAATTAATATAAAAACCGAAGAAATACAAGTCAAAATATTTCGAGATAATTGTCGTATTTGTTGTTATAATAACGAAGGCCAATCTTTTGCTTGTGATGCAGATAGCGGCATGGGTTGGCGCAGTGGAGAAGTTGCCGGATGGAAGCACATAGAAACCGAGGAACATTTTTATGGGTTTGGAGAACGTACCGGATTACTCGATAAACGCAGCGAAATTAAAACCAATTGGACAATAGATGCAGTCGATTATAATGCGTTAACCGATGAAATGTATCAAGCTATTCCCTTTTTTATTGCCTTACGTCCTCATCTCGCTTATGGTATTTTCCTCAATTCTACCTATTGGAGTCAATTTGATTTAGGAGTTAATAAACCTGGTACTTGGCGCATGGAAACCCAAAACCAAGAACTAGATTATTACATTATCTATGGCCCCGAACCGGCAAACATTTTACACACCTATACTCAACTGACTGGACGAATGCCACTCCCCCCAAAGTGGGCGTTAGGCTATCATCAATCTCGGTGGGGATATGATAACGAAGATCTGATCCGAGAAATTGCCGAAGAGTTTCGCACCCGTCAAATTCCCTGTGATGTCATACACCTCGATATTGATTATATGCGGGGTTTTCGAGTGTTTACCTGGAGTCCTACCCGTTTTCCTCATCCACAGGAGTTGTTAGAAACTCTCAAACAAGAAGGCTTTAAATTTGTCACGATCGTCGATCCTGGGGTTAAATATGAACCAGAAGCCCATTATTCAATTTTTGATCAAGGGTTAGAAAAGAATTATTTTGTACGGAAACGGGAAGGAATCTTATTTCATGGCTATGTGTGGCCGGATAAAGCGGTTTTTCCCGATTTTTTAAAGCCGGATGTCCGTTATTGGTGGGGGGAATGTCACAAAAGTTTGACGGATGTTGGCGTTGCCGGTATTTGGAATGATATGAATGAACCAGCGATCGCCGATCGTCCTTTTGGTGATAAGGGAACTCATATCTGGTTTCCGATGGATGCGCCTCAAGGTTCACAGGAGGAAGTCACCACCCATGCAGAAGTTCACAACCTCTACGGGTTAATGATGGCCAGATCTGCTTATGAAGGGTTAGAACGTCTCCGGCCTAATGAGCGTTCATTTGTCCTGACGCGATCGGGTTTTGCCGGAATTCAGCGCTGGTCGTCGGTTTGGATGGGAGATAACCAAGCGGTTTGGGAACATTTAGAGGAGTCCTTACCGATGTTGTGTAATATGGGACTCTCAGGAGTGGCCTTTGTCGGGTGTGATATTGGCGGGTTTGCCCAAAATTCTACCGCAGAATTGTTCGCCCGATGGATGCAAGTGGGAATGTTGTATCCTTTTATGAGGGCACATTCAGCGATGGGAACTGCCCGGCGTGAACCTTGGGTATTTGGCGATCGCGTGGAAAAGATTTGTCGAGAATTTATTGAACTGCGTTACCGACTGATTCCCTATTTGTATACTTTATTCTGGAATGCGGCCTCAACTGGTGAACCCATTTTACGACCTCTATTTTATGAGTATCCCAATGATGTCAAAACCTATGAGTTACATCAACAAGTTTTCCTAGGATCATCGTTAATGGCCGCGCCGGTCTGTAGTCCTGGGGTTGAATGTCGTGCGGTTTACTTGCCGGAGGGGGTTTGGTATGATTGGTGGACTGGGGAACGCTATGAAGGGTCAACCCATATTTTAGCTCATGCCCCTCTCGAAGTGATGCCTTTATATGTTAAGGCAGGGTCTATTATTCCCATGCAAGGGGTAAAACAGTATTTAGATGAGGAAGGGTTTTCTGATCTCAGTTTTAAGGTGTATCCGGGAGAAGGGGAATTGACGTTTTATGAGGATGATGGTCATTCTTTTAATTATCGTCAGGGAGAATGGTCAACCCGACTCATTCAAGTTTCTCAACAAGAAGAAAAAATTACTGTTAATTTTGGGGCGCGTCAAGGTCAATGGCAACCCCCAACCCGTAAAATTTTAGTTGAGGTTGTGGGAATGGGTCAAAAAGAGTTTGAGGATGATGGAACAGGTTGTCAATTAATAATTAAGTAG
- a CDS encoding DUF2470 domain-containing protein, with product MADPITPAISDRICKHMNEDHQDAILLYAKVYGNTPDAQVAQMLSIDPQGMNLSVQKDNNTIPIRIEFDHQLKDSEDAHHTLIYMIKQAKGK from the coding sequence ATGGCAGATCCAATTACTCCAGCAATTAGCGATCGCATCTGTAAACACATGAATGAAGATCATCAAGATGCGATACTTCTGTATGCTAAAGTATATGGCAATACTCCCGATGCTCAAGTAGCCCAAATGTTATCAATTGATCCTCAAGGGATGAATTTATCGGTTCAAAAGGATAATAATACTATTCCGATTCGTATCGAATTTGATCATCAATTAAAAGATTCAGAAGACGCTCATCATACTTTAATTTATATGATTAAACAAGCCAAAGGAAAATAA
- a CDS encoding cobalt-precorrin-6A reductase encodes MLINTQIFRRIWLIGGTQESGYIAKAIANLMLPCTVTVTTPTAITLYPKIEYIKVIICQLKQDKLKEFLRTEQIGVIVDASHPYAVEVSQMAIATAKDYNIPYLRYERPNVSDSPEKVIELESFGTLLEGDYLLNQRVLLTVGYKVLPLFQAWQTRSRLYARILPVVNSLEVALSAGFTPDRLIALRPPFSFELERALWQHWGITLVVTKASGKAGGEDIKRGVASQLKIPLIVITRPEMVYPQQTHDLTEVITFCRQQLERI; translated from the coding sequence TTGCTCATTAATACTCAAATTTTTCGGCGGATCTGGCTAATTGGGGGAACTCAAGAAAGTGGGTATATTGCTAAAGCGATCGCCAACTTGATGTTACCTTGTACCGTAACCGTGACTACCCCGACCGCCATCACTCTTTATCCGAAAATTGAATACATAAAAGTGATAATTTGTCAACTCAAACAGGATAAATTAAAGGAATTTTTAAGGACGGAACAGATCGGGGTAATTGTCGATGCGTCTCATCCCTACGCGGTAGAAGTGTCACAGATGGCGATCGCTACGGCAAAAGATTATAATATTCCCTATCTTCGTTATGAACGTCCTAATGTTAGTGATTCACCGGAGAAGGTTATCGAGTTAGAGAGTTTTGGGACGTTATTAGAGGGAGACTATCTATTAAATCAACGAGTCTTGTTAACCGTAGGGTATAAAGTTTTACCCTTATTTCAAGCTTGGCAAACTCGTTCAAGATTGTATGCTCGGATTCTTCCTGTTGTAAACTCTTTAGAAGTGGCCTTGTCTGCCGGATTTACCCCCGATCGTTTAATTGCTTTGCGTCCTCCTTTTAGTTTTGAATTAGAAAGGGCACTTTGGCAACATTGGGGAATTACTCTAGTGGTGACTAAAGCATCAGGAAAAGCCGGAGGAGAAGACATTAAACGAGGGGTGGCGAGTCAATTAAAGATTCCTTTAATCGTCATTACTCGTCCTGAGATGGTTTATCCGCAGCAAACCCATGATTTAACAGAAGTGATTACCTTTTGTCGTCAACAATTAGAGAGAATTTAA
- a CDS encoding mannose-1-phosphate guanyltransferase, which produces MRAVLMAGGSGTRLRPLTCDLPKPMVPVLNRPIAEHIINLLKRHHITEVIATLHYLPDVMRDYFQDGDDFGVEITYSVEEDQPLGTAGCVKNIAELLDDTFLVISGDSITDFDLTAAIDFHRQKKSKATLILTRVPNPIEFGVVITDKDYRIRRFLEKPSTSEIFSDTVNTGTYILEPEVLDYLPENEESDFSKDLFPLLLEKGEPMYGYVAEGYWCDVGHLDAYREAHYDAVHRKVKIDFDYEEKSPGIWIGHNTYIDPTAKLETPVIIGNNCRIGPEAIIEGGTIIGDNVTIGAGADLKRPIIWNGAMIGDEVYLAACVIARGTRVDRRAQVLEGAIVGPLSTVGEEAQINTGVRVWPSKRIESGAILNINLIWGSTAHRNLFGQRGVSGLANIDITPEFAVKLGAAYGSTVKQGGKVIVSRDQRSVSRMVSRSIIGGLMSVGVHIQNLQSTAIPISRTMASRIGVVGGIHVRVHPDRPDSILIEFFDEQGINISKAKEKKIEGAYFKEDLRRVGIQEIGNLAYPAGVIDAYRQTFETQLNVEAIRNSGSKIVIDYVYGVSGAILPELLAKFGCDAVVLNASLRQAAVSNQEREILLHQLGQVVEVLKASLGAQVSANGEQFILVDEAGLPIRGEQLTALMVNTIFTAYPRSTVVVPVNASSAVEEIARRHDGRVIRTKANPTALMEASQKNLNVSLGGSGETGFIFPQLHPGFDAMFSVAKLLEMLTIQERSLAQVRAELPRVYHKSYTLRCPWKVKGALMRYLVEVHPTEHLELIDGVKIINPHNDNWVLILPDAGEPLVHIYANSEDRDWVEQSLRDYRHQVQEFIEQEQGELAN; this is translated from the coding sequence ATGCGTGCAGTGCTAATGGCGGGAGGTTCAGGAACACGGTTACGCCCGTTAACCTGTGATCTCCCTAAACCGATGGTACCGGTCTTAAATCGACCGATAGCGGAACATATCATCAATTTACTCAAACGGCATCATATCACCGAAGTGATCGCCACTCTTCATTATCTTCCGGATGTGATGCGGGATTATTTTCAAGATGGGGATGATTTTGGGGTAGAAATTACTTATTCTGTGGAAGAAGATCAACCTTTAGGGACGGCGGGATGTGTCAAAAATATTGCTGAGTTATTGGATGATACTTTTTTAGTCATTAGTGGGGATAGTATAACCGATTTTGATTTAACTGCGGCGATCGATTTTCATCGACAAAAAAAATCTAAAGCAACGTTAATTTTAACGCGAGTTCCCAACCCAATCGAATTTGGGGTTGTCATTACCGATAAAGATTACCGTATTCGTCGTTTTTTAGAAAAACCCTCTACTAGCGAAATTTTTTCTGATACCGTTAACACAGGGACTTATATTTTAGAACCCGAAGTTTTAGACTATCTCCCGGAAAATGAAGAAAGCGACTTTTCTAAAGATTTATTTCCCTTGTTGCTAGAAAAAGGCGAACCGATGTATGGATATGTGGCCGAGGGATATTGGTGTGATGTAGGACATTTAGACGCTTACCGAGAAGCCCATTATGACGCGGTTCATCGTAAAGTTAAAATAGACTTTGATTATGAGGAAAAATCCCCCGGTATTTGGATAGGACATAACACCTATATTGATCCGACTGCCAAACTAGAAACCCCGGTGATTATTGGGAATAATTGCCGAATTGGGCCGGAAGCGATTATAGAAGGGGGCACAATTATTGGTGATAATGTTACCATTGGGGCAGGGGCTGACCTTAAACGTCCGATTATTTGGAATGGGGCGATGATTGGGGATGAAGTCTATTTAGCCGCCTGTGTCATTGCTAGAGGGACGAGGGTAGACCGTCGGGCACAAGTTTTAGAGGGGGCAATTGTCGGGCCATTGTCGACGGTAGGAGAAGAGGCACAAATTAACACCGGTGTCAGAGTTTGGCCGAGTAAACGGATTGAATCTGGGGCTATTTTAAATATTAATCTGATTTGGGGCAGTACCGCCCATCGTAACCTTTTTGGTCAACGGGGAGTCTCTGGCCTGGCTAATATTGATATTACCCCAGAATTTGCCGTTAAATTGGGGGCAGCTTATGGGTCGACGGTGAAACAAGGGGGTAAGGTTATTGTCTCACGAGATCAACGCAGTGTGTCCCGCATGGTTAGCCGGTCGATTATTGGGGGGTTGATGTCGGTGGGGGTTCATATCCAAAATTTACAATCCACTGCTATTCCGATTTCTCGGACGATGGCCTCTAGAATTGGGGTGGTTGGCGGCATTCATGTTAGAGTTCATCCCGATCGTCCGGATAGTATTTTGATAGAATTTTTTGATGAACAAGGGATTAATATCTCGAAAGCGAAAGAAAAGAAAATAGAAGGGGCCTATTTTAAAGAAGATTTGCGACGAGTCGGCATTCAAGAAATTGGTAATTTAGCTTATCCGGCTGGAGTTATTGATGCTTACCGCCAAACCTTTGAAACCCAATTAAATGTAGAAGCGATTCGCAATAGTGGCTCAAAAATTGTGATTGACTATGTTTATGGGGTATCTGGGGCAATTTTACCAGAATTATTAGCCAAATTTGGCTGTGATGCTGTGGTTCTCAATGCGAGTTTACGACAAGCGGCAGTATCTAATCAAGAACGAGAAATCCTCCTGCATCAATTAGGACAAGTGGTAGAAGTTCTCAAAGCGAGTTTAGGGGCCCAAGTTTCTGCCAATGGGGAACAATTTATTTTAGTCGATGAAGCCGGTTTACCTATCCGAGGAGAACAATTGACGGCATTGATGGTTAATACGATCTTTACGGCTTATCCTAGAAGTACGGTAGTCGTTCCGGTCAATGCTTCTAGCGCAGTGGAAGAAATTGCCCGTCGTCATGATGGGAGAGTCATTCGCACTAAAGCTAACCCTACCGCGTTAATGGAAGCGTCTCAAAAGAATTTAAATGTGTCTTTAGGGGGGAGTGGAGAAACAGGATTTATTTTTCCTCAACTTCATCCCGGATTTGATGCCATGTTTAGTGTTGCTAAACTATTAGAAATGTTGACCATTCAAGAACGGTCTTTAGCGCAAGTTCGGGCGGAATTACCGCGAGTTTATCATAAATCTTATACCCTGCGGTGTCCTTGGAAAGTTAAAGGGGCATTAATGCGTTATTTAGTCGAAGTTCATCCGACAGAACATTTAGAATTAATTGATGGGGTTAAAATTATTAATCCTCATAATGATAATTGGGTGTTAATTTTGCCCGATGCCGGTGAACCTTTGGTTCATATTTACGCCAACAGTGAAGACCGGGACTGGGTTGAACAATCTCTGCGAGATTATCGTCATCAGGTTCAAGAATTTATTGAACAAGAACAAGGAGAACTGGCCAACTAG
- a CDS encoding single-stranded DNA-binding protein — MNSCVLMAKIISTPQLRYTQDGQRSFTEVLVEFAPLRPEEAPATLRVIGWGNLATEMVENYSEGNWVILEGRLSMIRFDRQEGFKETRAQLTISHIYRVDGQVVATVPASNVAKTPAVAATATAARDNVVAMNPFKSKPPQLDTFEPEIEPPFSPPPVQQPSRQPVSVPDESSDDQDLDEIPFMRPTHLSISEIDLQDGWELEANRPGNWLHGTTDLWR; from the coding sequence ATGAATAGTTGTGTATTGATGGCTAAAATCATTAGTACCCCCCAATTACGATATACTCAAGACGGACAAAGATCTTTTACAGAAGTATTAGTTGAATTTGCGCCCTTACGCCCAGAAGAAGCACCAGCGACCTTAAGAGTCATCGGTTGGGGCAATTTAGCCACAGAAATGGTGGAAAATTATAGCGAGGGCAATTGGGTTATTTTAGAAGGCCGTCTATCGATGATTCGATTTGATCGTCAAGAAGGATTTAAAGAAACCCGGGCTCAATTAACCATCTCTCATATTTATCGCGTAGACGGTCAAGTGGTTGCTACTGTTCCTGCCTCTAATGTTGCGAAAACTCCTGCTGTTGCAGCAACGGCCACTGCTGCCAGAGATAATGTAGTGGCGATGAATCCTTTTAAATCTAAACCCCCCCAATTAGACACATTTGAGCCAGAAATTGAGCCACCTTTTTCTCCTCCTCCTGTTCAACAACCTTCAAGACAACCCGTATCCGTGCCAGACGAATCTTCGGATGATCAAGATTTAGATGAGATTCCTTTTATGCGGCCAACTCATTTAAGTATAAGTGAAATTGACCTTCAAGATGGTTGGGAATTGGAAGCCAACCGACCCGGTAATTGGTTGCATGGGACTACAGATTTATGGCGTTAA
- a CDS encoding secondary thiamine-phosphate synthase enzyme YjbQ: MMQIVNKIINLETKESIAIYNVTPQIKELLQETGIQNGQVLVSSRHTTTALTINEYEERLLEDIKAYLRKLAPENDTYLHNDLHLRDVPPDEPINAHSHLMAMTMGNSEVIPIVEGKLGLGTWQSILFLELDGPRKRTLSVQLMGI; this comes from the coding sequence ATGATGCAGATCGTTAATAAAATTATTAACCTTGAAACTAAGGAGAGTATTGCAATTTATAATGTTACCCCCCAAATTAAAGAGCTTTTACAGGAAACAGGGATACAAAACGGTCAAGTTTTAGTCAGTTCTCGCCATACCACCACCGCCTTAACAATCAATGAGTATGAAGAGAGATTACTAGAAGATATTAAAGCTTATTTGAGAAAATTAGCCCCCGAAAATGATACCTATTTACACAACGATCTGCACTTAAGAGATGTTCCCCCTGATGAACCGATTAATGCTCATTCTCACTTAATGGCCATGACAATGGGAAATAGTGAAGTTATTCCTATTGTAGAGGGAAAATTAGGTTTAGGAACTTGGCAATCTATCCTATTTTTGGAATTAGATGGGCCGAGAAAACGGACGTTAAGCGTTCAATTAATGGGAATATAA